A portion of the Salvelinus fontinalis isolate EN_2023a chromosome 32, ASM2944872v1, whole genome shotgun sequence genome contains these proteins:
- the cfap90 gene encoding uncharacterized protein CFAP90: protein MDVLLESKTKPVSTISVYSYIPPRRTEPKERTYYNSDSKAREISLYDCIYRRAEGYDSKLHRDDREHSNSRGLDLYSEESSRPAPVLSSSEYGRRLPPVLYKPGRQFARISHIHTEFFRKNGITRNFEEGYGSVVPV, encoded by the exons ATGGATGTGTTACTTGAATCGAAAACAAAACCAGTTTCGACTATATCTGTGTATAGTTACATTCCACCAAGACGAACTGAACCAAAAGAGAGAACCTATTACAACAGTGACTCCAAG GCACGGGAGATATCCTTATACGACTGCATATACCGGCGGGCGGAGGGCTATGACAGCAAACTACACCGCGACGATAGAGAGCACTCCAACAGCAGGGGACTAGACTTGTACTCagag gaGTCTTCCAGACCTGCACCAGTCTTGTCCTCATCAGAGTATGGAAGACGCctgcctcctgtcctctacaaACCTGGCAGGCAGTTTGCCCGCATCTCTCACATCCACACCGAGTTCTTCAGGAAAAACGGGATCACACGCAATTTTGAGGAGGGATACGGATCAGTGGTTCCTGTGTGA